A stretch of Myxococcus hansupus DNA encodes these proteins:
- a CDS encoding transposase codes for MGRSRGGFSTKVHAVTTTGGKPLHVALTPGQQHESTMAEELLVHAEGATFIADTGYDADRIRANVRKLRMKAVIHSNPSRKRALPLDRCAYPKFGRCVMSASRARYDGE; via the coding sequence TTGGGGCGTTCTCGAGGAGGTTTTTCAACGAAAGTTCACGCCGTCACTACGACGGGCGGTAAGCCGCTCCACGTCGCGCTGACGCCCGGCCAGCAGCACGAGTCCACAATGGCCGAAGAGCTTCTGGTGCACGCTGAAGGCGCCACTTTCATTGCGGACACCGGCTATGACGCTGACCGCATCCGCGCCAACGTTCGAAAGCTCAGGATGAAAGCAGTCATCCATTCGAACCCGAGCCGTAAACGAGCGTTGCCGTTAGACCGCTGTGCCTACCCAAAATTCGGCCGCTGCGTCATGAGTGCGTCAAGAGCGCGTTATGACGGTGAGTGA
- a CDS encoding TetR/AcrR family transcriptional regulator, producing MPDDARHSASNPDFVARKPQQQRAKVRVDTVLQAAEELLLESGLSAFSIPTLAERLEYPRSTIYKFFPTPQALLNELAERQLGALEAHLTRQAQRHAGAKDWQDLITRMVHSAADFYRTHPAAQVVLLTGPVSDVSFRALESTIARLGTLARGLLATRGIDIPQGSPDIAALAVEFGTASLRTSFYLHGRMTNEYTQAAADVMQSFLAMRLGLPLR from the coding sequence ATGCCTGACGATGCGCGTCACTCCGCGTCCAACCCAGATTTCGTGGCGCGCAAGCCGCAGCAGCAGCGCGCCAAGGTCCGGGTCGATACCGTGCTCCAGGCGGCGGAGGAGCTGCTGCTCGAATCAGGGCTTTCGGCCTTCTCGATCCCGACGCTGGCGGAACGTCTCGAATACCCTCGGTCGACGATCTACAAATTCTTTCCGACCCCGCAGGCCCTGCTCAACGAACTCGCGGAGCGCCAGCTCGGCGCGCTGGAAGCGCATCTGACGCGCCAGGCCCAAAGGCACGCGGGGGCCAAGGACTGGCAGGACCTGATTACGCGCATGGTTCATTCAGCGGCGGACTTCTACCGCACGCATCCGGCGGCGCAGGTCGTCCTGCTGACCGGGCCGGTCTCGGATGTGAGCTTTCGCGCGCTCGAATCCACGATCGCGCGCCTCGGCACGCTCGCGCGCGGCCTGCTCGCGACGCGCGGCATCGACATCCCGCAGGGATCGCCGGACATCGCGGCGCTGGCGGTGGAGTTCGGCACCGCGAGCCTCCGGACGTCCTTCTACCTTCATGGTCGCATGACGAACGAATACACCCAGGCCGCGGCCGATGTGATGCAGTCATTCCTGGCCATGCGGCTGGGATTGCCGCTGCGCTGA
- a CDS encoding polymer-forming cytoskeletal protein — protein sequence MNPHTLKSLKKQKLIKKADEDLDLSEVVQDEDISDSLDEGVWIHEGDLTLDGELSVTEGALIVQGNLTVSESVSTDETGTIVVTGDLACRHLYLEGNLEVQGNASVRGVVYGFYEAGCSRVMGTMKARIGLFGNHDWECDDETYETYARFSNNHELHEGEPEALRKALGEKAFAGLGRMMGLREDDAPEAADNAAYGLALLKDL from the coding sequence ATGAATCCACACACGCTCAAGTCGCTCAAGAAGCAGAAACTCATCAAGAAAGCCGACGAGGACCTCGACCTCAGTGAAGTCGTCCAGGACGAGGACATCAGTGACTCCCTTGATGAGGGCGTGTGGATTCATGAGGGCGATCTGACCCTCGACGGCGAGCTCTCCGTCACCGAGGGCGCCTTGATTGTTCAAGGCAACCTCACGGTGAGTGAGTCGGTCTCCACCGACGAGACGGGAACGATCGTCGTGACGGGCGACCTCGCCTGTCGGCATCTCTACCTCGAAGGCAACCTCGAGGTGCAAGGGAACGCGAGCGTGCGCGGCGTCGTGTATGGCTTCTACGAGGCCGGATGTTCTCGCGTCATGGGCACGATGAAAGCGCGCATCGGTCTGTTCGGAAACCATGACTGGGAATGCGACGACGAGACCTACGAGACCTACGCGCGTTTCTCAAACAACCACGAGTTGCATGAAGGTGAGCCCGAGGCGCTGCGCAAGGCACTTGGCGAGAAGGCCTTCGCCGGTCTGGGACGTATGATGGGGCTGCGCGAGGACGATGCGCCGGAGGCCGCCGACAACGCGGCCTATGGCCTCGCGCTTCTCAAGGACCTCTGA
- a CDS encoding HNH endonuclease produces METLVLSQSFEPVARVPWQRAVMLIFQGKVEVVEEYEDRLVRSVTVEIRMPSVIRFIRGLRRRPKGVKFSRENVYLRDKCRCQYCGLKVTRPEATYDHVLPRAQGGKTSWENIVIACVPCNQKKGNRTPEQARMALRTTPGKPRKLPESMHLTFMFEKGMPMSWAKFLRDVAYWHVELEE; encoded by the coding sequence ATGGAGACGCTGGTCCTGAGTCAATCGTTCGAGCCCGTCGCCCGAGTTCCCTGGCAACGGGCGGTCATGCTCATCTTCCAAGGCAAGGTCGAGGTCGTCGAGGAGTACGAGGACCGCCTCGTGCGCTCGGTGACGGTGGAGATTCGCATGCCCTCCGTCATCCGCTTCATTCGCGGTCTGCGGCGGCGGCCCAAGGGCGTGAAGTTCAGCCGGGAGAACGTCTACCTGCGCGACAAGTGCCGCTGCCAGTACTGCGGCCTCAAGGTGACGCGCCCGGAGGCCACGTACGACCACGTCCTGCCACGCGCACAAGGCGGCAAGACGAGCTGGGAGAACATCGTCATCGCGTGCGTGCCCTGCAATCAGAAGAAGGGCAACCGCACGCCGGAGCAGGCGCGCATGGCCCTGCGCACCACGCCCGGGAAGCCGCGCAAGCTCCCCGAGTCGATGCACCTGACGTTCATGTTCGAGAAGGGCATGCCCATGTCGTGGGCGAAGTTCCTCAGGGACGTCGCCTACTGGCATGTGGAGCTGGAGGAGTAA
- a CDS encoding polysaccharide deacetylase family protein codes for MSDSLKICKGLVTLLFLTLAGPASAAKPFTEGMVTITLDDGWTTQYTLARPELNSRDIPATYGLVTRAIAEGWGGYMTLTQAQTLVSEGNDIASHTLTHPDLTSLTPPQLLSELRDSRAWLETALGLPAVPNLVVPFGLQNGPVLDVIRQHYASSRTVNAGRNFRDTVVYDLRANDVARNVPVSAVQGWVDQAILEKSWLILVFHEFTNGTPTRDTQYVTSDFEAILDYVQTSGVRTVTLSEGVALTERRTHPDLTAGFFVYTDGLQNGFANWSWADHSLDETNVVHSGTSAIRFEPDTWNGLMFHHSGIDLSQYQSLRLWVHGGTVGGQAVRLVLHDGAQVLGSIRLDTALGGAIAPGTWQQVTIPLASIGASTGMLQDIYFQDDSGTDQPVVYLDDVVFLPN; via the coding sequence ATGTCCGATTCGCTGAAGATTTGTAAAGGCCTGGTCACACTGCTGTTCCTGACGCTGGCGGGGCCCGCGTCCGCCGCGAAGCCCTTCACCGAGGGCATGGTCACCATCACCCTGGATGACGGCTGGACCACCCAGTACACGCTGGCGCGCCCCGAGCTCAATTCCCGAGACATCCCCGCGACCTACGGGCTCGTCACCCGCGCCATCGCCGAGGGATGGGGTGGATACATGACACTGACCCAGGCCCAAACGCTCGTCTCCGAGGGAAACGACATCGCCAGCCACACGTTGACCCACCCGGACCTGACTTCGCTCACCCCGCCCCAGCTTCTCTCCGAGCTCCGGGACTCCCGCGCCTGGTTGGAGACCGCGCTCGGGCTGCCCGCCGTCCCGAACCTCGTCGTGCCCTTCGGACTGCAGAACGGCCCGGTCCTGGACGTCATCCGCCAGCACTACGCCAGCAGCCGCACGGTGAACGCGGGCCGCAACTTCCGCGACACCGTCGTCTACGACCTGCGCGCCAATGACGTGGCCCGTAACGTTCCCGTCAGTGCGGTGCAGGGCTGGGTGGACCAGGCCATCTTGGAGAAGAGCTGGCTCATCCTCGTGTTCCACGAGTTCACGAACGGGACGCCCACGCGGGACACCCAGTACGTCACGTCCGACTTCGAGGCCATCCTCGACTACGTCCAGACGAGCGGCGTGCGCACCGTCACGCTGTCGGAGGGCGTGGCCCTGACGGAGCGGCGCACCCATCCCGACCTGACGGCCGGGTTCTTCGTCTACACCGACGGGCTGCAGAACGGCTTCGCCAACTGGAGCTGGGCGGACCACTCGCTCGACGAGACGAACGTGGTGCACTCCGGCACGTCCGCCATCCGCTTCGAGCCCGACACCTGGAACGGTCTGATGTTCCACCACTCGGGGATAGACTTGTCGCAGTACCAGTCCCTCCGCCTTTGGGTGCATGGCGGCACCGTGGGTGGACAGGCCGTGCGGCTGGTCCTCCATGACGGCGCCCAGGTGCTGGGCAGCATCCGCCTGGACACCGCGCTCGGCGGGGCCATTGCCCCGGGCACGTGGCAGCAGGTGACCATTCCCCTCGCCTCCATCGGCGCGAGCACGGGCATGCTGCAGGACATCTACTTCCAGGACGACTCCGGCACCGACCAGCCCGTGGTGTACCTGGATGATGTGGTGTTCCTGCCGAACTGA
- a CDS encoding MaoC/PaaZ C-terminal domain-containing protein translates to MSHTAPSLELSKPPLLARELLRAAVARRPARPGEVPRLDVRVQGFTPDPKQLARYREVCGFPADGDLPLTFPQVFAMPLHLTLLNHPAFPYRLLGMVHVRNHIHQRQRLSAGGRYSIHAWVEGQREARQGRELDLHTEVEENGTLVWRAVTTMLRRLPGMGERPREAARAPATDEAQLFANSRPASWSVPENAGRRYARASGDYNPIHLYGLTARPFGFPRAIVHGMWTVGRCVAEMGEAAEAPVLTLTSEFRRPLLLPSRVIFQTAPQAGGDVAYRVMAEDGQPHVLGRLSSTEASPSP, encoded by the coding sequence GTGTCCCACACTGCGCCCTCGCTGGAGCTGTCCAAGCCCCCCTTGCTCGCCAGGGAGTTGCTGCGTGCCGCCGTGGCGCGCAGGCCCGCTCGCCCGGGGGAGGTGCCCCGGCTGGATGTCCGCGTGCAAGGCTTCACGCCCGACCCCAAGCAGCTCGCGCGCTACCGGGAGGTGTGTGGGTTTCCAGCGGACGGCGACCTGCCATTGACGTTCCCGCAGGTGTTCGCGATGCCGCTGCACCTCACCCTGCTCAACCACCCCGCCTTTCCCTATCGGCTGTTGGGCATGGTGCACGTGCGCAATCACATCCACCAGCGCCAGCGCCTGTCCGCGGGGGGCCGTTACTCCATCCATGCGTGGGTCGAAGGTCAGCGCGAGGCACGGCAGGGCCGTGAGCTGGATCTGCACACGGAGGTGGAAGAGAACGGCACTCTCGTGTGGCGCGCGGTCACCACCATGCTCCGCCGGCTCCCTGGCATGGGGGAGCGTCCGCGTGAGGCCGCGCGCGCGCCCGCCACGGATGAGGCGCAGCTCTTCGCGAACAGCCGTCCCGCGAGCTGGTCCGTCCCGGAGAACGCGGGGCGCCGTTACGCTCGGGCCTCGGGGGACTACAACCCCATCCACCTGTATGGCCTCACGGCGCGGCCCTTTGGTTTTCCGCGGGCCATCGTCCATGGGATGTGGACGGTGGGTCGCTGCGTGGCGGAGATGGGCGAGGCCGCGGAAGCACCCGTGCTCACGCTCACCTCGGAGTTCCGCCGCCCGTTGCTGCTGCCCTCGCGGGTCATCTTCCAGACCGCGCCGCAGGCCGGTGGCGACGTGGCCTACCGGGTGATGGCCGAGGACGGTCAGCCGCACGTGCTGGGCCGCTTGTCCTCCACCGAGGCGTCGCCATCACCGTGA
- a CDS encoding serine/threonine-protein kinase, producing MSCFDEITARALAAGQLRASESSPLRRHAEGCRKCARLLARVTPPGAAALRSATSDAISTDLATPAMGSDEDDVLPTEPIRVANRGGGRPPAPPPRPPTETQTDLEVPPQEPPARGALTESPARSALTENPSRGAPAEPTVRGAPAESPARGALAAPTAIPAPPALAAPAIPVPPAAVSLPPPEPPRDLGGRMVVPSTHAAPAPSPGGKAHAPLPASVHAVPAPSPGDKANVSLPASAQAVGNKSFAGAQVLPSSAGAKWVAAPNGGASVAEARGSRVTLSIPMAPSPLKAPASGAGKAGGATVRKEAEDTEPRNSAQVRVGRYHILDTLGAGGMGAVYSAYDPELHRRVAIKLLHPDANPAARSDGSSRLLREAQAMARLSHPNVVSVYDAGTFAGRVFIAMERVDGLSLRHWLRAEHRTWREVLGIFRQAGRGLAAAHAAGLVHRDFKPANVLVSKEGRAQVTDFGLARTTADMEAAEAGRGTTPALPRLAQDDLLQTALTEAGLVMGTPAYMPPEQHEDGRIDARGDQFSFCASLYEALYGQLPFNGKRPDEYLDEARAGRVRPPPRGSRVPAWVLRAVTRGLSPSPEARFPSMGVLLDALGLDPSAAWRRRGAVAGASLLLNSVVAVTWLLVFSHRDGPCPDAEVRLSGVWDAARRVEIQKAFTATGKPHAAAAFDRVAATLDGFSHEWTRMHREACEATHVQGLQSDHVLALRMACLDRRHSALAALTGVLAQTDAEALVAAPDAAQRLPPIAACGDVDSLWKGLSEPAGQRQQVEALRARVDRATVLVDAGRYPQAQEEAKAVLTEARALGYGPVLAEALELEGRLGLVAGDDARASTALREALFTAQAHRHDQLAARAAARLVTTVTAEPTLEAWSVEQARSSIQRAGGASELEALLQTSLGRNAFLRGQYAQAAESFGRSAALREKELGAEHLLTLESLRNQAAALSRTPETERAMGLLHRVLETTERVLGPEHPQTAMASNAMGYHLVIVRRFEEALPYLRRAIQLEEQSLGPDSATLSYPLNNLAEALEALDRLAEARPLRERALAVDLKAYGPEHPETATDLALLGALALREGKPRDAMDYARRSITAYEAVQKNHPDAAAPLTTLGLALHALGKTHEARGTLEHALTLRTAHPGPAEDLASTRFALARTLVKQDGPRARGLATQALHFYSSAENTYATEASDVRGWLQTLRRRGR from the coding sequence GTGTCCTGCTTCGACGAAATCACCGCGCGCGCGCTCGCCGCTGGACAGCTTCGTGCCTCTGAATCCAGTCCCCTGCGCCGGCACGCGGAAGGATGCCGCAAGTGCGCCCGGCTGCTGGCCCGGGTGACGCCTCCTGGAGCGGCCGCGCTGCGGTCCGCGACCAGCGACGCCATCTCGACGGACCTCGCGACTCCGGCGATGGGCAGCGATGAGGATGACGTGCTCCCCACCGAGCCCATCCGGGTGGCGAACCGGGGCGGCGGCCGTCCACCGGCGCCTCCGCCCCGGCCTCCCACGGAGACGCAAACGGACCTCGAGGTCCCGCCGCAGGAGCCTCCCGCGCGCGGCGCGCTCACCGAGTCCCCCGCACGTAGCGCGCTCACAGAGAATCCCTCGCGCGGCGCTCCCGCTGAGCCCACCGTACGCGGCGCCCCCGCCGAATCCCCTGCGCGCGGCGCTCTCGCCGCGCCCACCGCCATTCCCGCACCGCCCGCCCTCGCCGCGCCTGCCATCCCCGTGCCTCCGGCCGCGGTCTCCCTCCCGCCACCCGAGCCCCCTCGGGACCTGGGTGGACGGATGGTGGTGCCATCCACCCACGCAGCGCCAGCCCCCAGCCCTGGCGGAAAAGCCCACGCCCCGCTCCCGGCGTCCGTCCACGCGGTGCCCGCCCCCAGCCCTGGCGACAAGGCGAACGTCTCGCTCCCTGCGTCCGCACAGGCCGTGGGGAACAAGTCCTTCGCGGGCGCCCAGGTGCTCCCATCGAGCGCGGGCGCGAAGTGGGTGGCGGCTCCGAATGGCGGCGCGTCCGTCGCGGAGGCGCGAGGCTCCCGCGTCACCCTCTCCATCCCGATGGCGCCCTCGCCCTTGAAGGCACCAGCCTCCGGCGCCGGGAAGGCGGGTGGCGCCACCGTCCGCAAGGAAGCCGAGGACACCGAGCCCCGGAACTCCGCGCAGGTCCGCGTGGGCCGCTACCACATCCTCGACACGCTGGGCGCGGGGGGCATGGGTGCCGTCTACAGCGCCTATGACCCGGAGCTGCACCGGCGCGTGGCCATCAAGCTGCTGCACCCGGATGCCAACCCGGCGGCGCGCTCGGATGGCTCGTCGCGGCTGCTGCGCGAAGCCCAGGCCATGGCGCGGCTGTCCCATCCGAACGTCGTCTCCGTCTACGACGCGGGCACGTTCGCGGGGCGCGTGTTCATCGCCATGGAGCGGGTGGACGGACTGTCCCTGCGCCACTGGCTCCGCGCCGAGCACCGCACCTGGCGCGAGGTGCTCGGCATCTTCCGTCAGGCGGGCCGCGGGCTCGCCGCAGCGCACGCGGCCGGACTGGTGCACCGGGACTTCAAGCCCGCCAACGTGCTCGTCAGCAAGGAGGGCCGCGCGCAGGTGACGGACTTCGGGCTGGCGCGCACCACCGCCGACATGGAAGCGGCCGAGGCGGGACGCGGCACCACGCCCGCGCTGCCGCGCCTCGCCCAGGACGACCTGCTCCAGACGGCGCTCACCGAGGCCGGGCTCGTCATGGGCACGCCCGCGTACATGCCGCCCGAGCAGCACGAGGACGGGCGCATCGACGCGCGCGGCGACCAGTTCAGCTTCTGCGCCTCGCTCTACGAAGCCCTCTACGGACAGCTTCCCTTCAACGGCAAGCGCCCAGACGAGTACCTGGACGAGGCCCGCGCCGGCCGCGTGCGTCCGCCCCCGCGAGGCAGCCGCGTCCCCGCGTGGGTGCTGCGCGCCGTCACCCGGGGCCTGTCTCCGTCTCCCGAAGCGCGCTTCCCGTCCATGGGCGTGCTGCTGGACGCGCTGGGACTGGACCCCTCCGCGGCCTGGCGGCGCCGTGGCGCGGTGGCTGGCGCGTCCCTGCTGCTCAACAGCGTGGTCGCCGTCACCTGGTTGCTCGTGTTCTCGCACCGCGATGGCCCCTGCCCGGACGCCGAAGTCCGGCTGTCTGGCGTCTGGGACGCCGCGCGCCGGGTGGAAATCCAGAAGGCCTTCACCGCCACGGGCAAGCCCCACGCCGCCGCCGCGTTCGACCGCGTGGCGGCGACCCTGGACGGCTTCTCGCACGAGTGGACCCGCATGCACCGCGAGGCCTGCGAGGCCACCCACGTCCAGGGCCTCCAGTCCGACCACGTGCTCGCGCTGCGCATGGCGTGTCTGGACCGCCGCCACTCGGCCCTGGCGGCGCTCACGGGCGTGCTCGCGCAGACGGATGCCGAGGCGCTCGTCGCGGCGCCCGACGCGGCCCAGCGACTGCCCCCCATCGCCGCGTGCGGGGACGTGGACTCGCTCTGGAAGGGGCTGTCGGAGCCCGCCGGGCAGCGGCAACAGGTGGAGGCCCTGCGCGCCCGGGTGGACCGGGCCACCGTCCTGGTGGACGCCGGCCGCTACCCCCAGGCCCAGGAAGAGGCCAAGGCCGTGCTGACCGAGGCGCGCGCGCTCGGCTATGGGCCGGTGCTCGCGGAGGCGCTGGAGCTGGAGGGCCGGCTCGGGCTCGTCGCGGGAGACGACGCCCGTGCCTCCACCGCGCTGCGCGAGGCCCTCTTCACCGCGCAGGCCCACCGGCATGACCAGCTCGCGGCCCGTGCCGCCGCGCGGCTGGTGACGACCGTCACGGCCGAACCCACGTTGGAGGCCTGGAGCGTGGAGCAGGCGCGCTCGTCCATCCAGCGCGCGGGCGGCGCGTCGGAGCTGGAGGCCCTGCTCCAGACGAGCCTGGGCCGCAACGCCTTCCTCAGGGGCCAATACGCCCAGGCCGCGGAGTCCTTCGGTCGCTCCGCGGCGCTGCGAGAAAAGGAGCTGGGCGCCGAGCACCTGCTGACCCTGGAGTCCCTCCGCAATCAAGCCGCCGCCCTGTCGCGCACACCCGAGACGGAGCGCGCCATGGGCCTGCTGCACCGCGTGCTGGAGACCACGGAGCGCGTGCTGGGCCCGGAGCATCCGCAGACGGCCATGGCCTCCAACGCCATGGGCTACCACCTGGTCATCGTCCGCCGCTTCGAGGAGGCCCTCCCCTACCTCCGGCGCGCCATCCAGTTGGAGGAACAATCGCTGGGCCCCGACAGCGCCACGTTGAGCTATCCCCTCAACAACCTCGCGGAGGCGCTGGAGGCGCTCGACCGCCTCGCCGAGGCCCGCCCGCTGCGAGAGCGCGCCCTGGCCGTGGACCTGAAGGCCTACGGCCCCGAGCACCCGGAGACCGCCACCGACCTGGCGCTGCTGGGCGCCCTGGCCCTGCGCGAGGGTAAACCACGCGACGCGATGGACTACGCCCGCCGGAGCATCACCGCCTACGAGGCCGTCCAGAAGAACCACCCGGACGCGGCGGCCCCCCTCACCACGCTGGGCCTGGCGCTGCATGCCCTGGGCAAGACGCACGAGGCCCGCGGCACGCTGGAGCACGCGCTCACCCTGCGGACCGCGCACCCGGGCCCCGCCGAGGACCTCGCGAGCACACGCTTCGCCCTTGCCCGCACCCTGGTGAAGCAGGACGGGCCCCGCGCCCGTGGACTGGCCACCCAGGCCCTCCACTTCTACTCGTCCGCGGAGAACACCTACGCCACCGAGGCCAGCGACGTCCGGGGCTGGTTGCAGACCCTCCGGCGCCGGGGGCGCTGA
- a CDS encoding ribonuclease J, whose amino-acid sequence MLHVIPLGGLGEIGLNSMVIACRGEMLLIDAGLMFPSSGMPGVDIIIPDFGHLKQNAAQLQGVLLTHGHEDHLGALPYLLNEIPVPVYGTRFTLAMARHRLEELGIEADLREIEPREPFSVGTAFRVEASRVTHTVPDAVGYILRTPEGTLIHTGDFKLDPDPIDGLRTDLERWGEAGEEGVLCLLSDSTNSEVKEETGSERVVEQTFERLFQGATGRIVVAQFSSNLHRVRHLLALAERLGRKVALQGRSMIRNVEMARQLGYLDVPDSLFVHVDTVPALPAQRVLVLTTGAQGEPRAGLSQLASGEGPVRLNPGDLVVLSSRPIPGNERSVGALIDALLWRGARVAYAQVEPGIHVSGHASQPQQRRVLDLVKPAHFIPVHGEGRHLHRHLLTAREAGLEPAQCLLAQDGDVVTFEEGRGRFTGSVPVGRVLKDRFGSGLLTPDTLQERVRLSETGMVAAVVVLQRDSQKVVAGPQLSGQGLSVDEQVLLPRVARDALAHFEELSPTLRGDDALVREELTRAVRRAFKAHTSKRPLVVPLVVRV is encoded by the coding sequence ATGCTTCACGTCATTCCCCTGGGCGGCCTGGGCGAAATCGGCCTCAACTCCATGGTCATCGCCTGCCGTGGGGAGATGCTGCTCATCGACGCCGGGCTGATGTTCCCCTCCTCGGGGATGCCCGGCGTGGACATCATCATTCCGGACTTCGGCCACCTGAAGCAGAACGCCGCGCAGCTCCAGGGCGTGTTGCTGACGCACGGCCATGAAGACCACCTGGGCGCGCTGCCCTACCTGCTCAACGAAATCCCCGTCCCCGTCTACGGCACGCGCTTCACGCTGGCCATGGCGCGCCACCGGTTGGAGGAGCTGGGCATCGAGGCGGACCTGCGCGAAATCGAGCCGCGCGAGCCCTTCTCCGTGGGCACCGCCTTCCGCGTGGAGGCCAGCCGTGTCACGCACACGGTGCCGGACGCGGTGGGCTACATCCTGCGCACGCCCGAAGGCACGCTCATCCACACCGGGGACTTCAAGCTGGACCCGGACCCCATCGACGGGCTGCGCACGGACCTGGAGCGCTGGGGCGAGGCCGGCGAGGAAGGCGTGTTGTGCCTCCTCTCCGACTCCACCAACTCCGAGGTGAAGGAGGAGACGGGCAGCGAGCGCGTGGTGGAGCAGACCTTCGAGCGCCTCTTCCAGGGCGCCACCGGGCGCATCGTCGTCGCGCAGTTCTCCTCCAACCTGCACCGCGTGCGGCACCTGCTCGCCCTGGCCGAGCGGCTGGGGCGCAAGGTGGCCCTCCAGGGCCGCAGCATGATTCGCAACGTGGAGATGGCGCGGCAGTTGGGCTACCTCGACGTGCCCGACTCCCTCTTCGTCCACGTGGACACCGTGCCCGCCCTGCCCGCGCAGCGCGTGCTCGTGCTGACCACCGGAGCCCAAGGGGAGCCCCGCGCCGGACTGTCCCAGCTCGCCTCGGGAGAGGGCCCGGTGCGGCTGAATCCCGGCGACCTGGTGGTGCTCAGCTCGCGGCCCATCCCCGGCAACGAGCGCTCCGTGGGCGCGCTCATCGACGCCCTGCTGTGGCGCGGCGCGCGCGTGGCCTACGCCCAGGTGGAGCCGGGCATCCACGTCTCCGGCCATGCCAGCCAGCCTCAGCAGCGGCGCGTGCTGGACCTGGTGAAGCCGGCCCACTTCATCCCCGTCCACGGCGAGGGCCGCCACCTGCACAGGCACCTGCTCACCGCGCGCGAGGCCGGCCTGGAGCCCGCCCAGTGCCTGCTGGCGCAGGACGGCGACGTGGTGACGTTCGAGGAGGGCCGGGGCCGCTTCACCGGCAGCGTGCCCGTGGGCCGCGTCCTCAAGGACCGGTTCGGCAGTGGGCTGCTGACGCCGGACACGCTCCAAGAACGCGTCCGGCTGTCGGAGACGGGCATGGTGGCCGCCGTGGTGGTCCTCCAGCGGGACTCCCAGAAGGTCGTCGCGGGGCCCCAGCTCTCCGGCCAGGGGCTGTCCGTGGACGAACAGGTGCTGCTGCCCCGGGTGGCGAGGGACGCGCTGGCGCACTTCGAGGAACTGTCCCCCACCCTGCGGGGCGATGACGCCCTGGTGAGAGAGGAACTCACCCGGGCCGTGCGGCGGGCCTTCAAGGCGCACACCTCCAAGCGCCCCCTGGTGGTGCCCTTGGTCGTCCGGGTGTAG
- a CDS encoding YajQ family cyclic di-GMP-binding protein — protein sequence MPSFDVVSKIDLAELDNAVNQTKKEISTRYDFQGTHADVVLAPDHTAITVKANSEDRVQAAKEVLLAKLAKRNISLFALEYGDIEKTGLHNVKQAIKLQQGIPVEKSKELVKLLKDSKMKVQGSIQADQLRVTGKNRDDLQAAIALFRKEQDRLKLDMQFTNFRD from the coding sequence ATGCCATCCTTCGACGTCGTCTCGAAAATCGACCTGGCTGAGCTCGACAACGCGGTCAACCAGACCAAGAAGGAGATCAGCACCCGGTACGATTTCCAGGGCACCCACGCCGATGTGGTGCTGGCCCCGGACCATACCGCCATCACCGTGAAGGCCAACAGCGAGGACCGCGTCCAGGCCGCCAAGGAAGTCCTCCTGGCGAAGCTGGCGAAGCGGAACATCAGCCTGTTCGCGCTGGAGTATGGCGACATCGAGAAGACGGGCCTTCACAACGTGAAGCAGGCCATCAAGCTCCAGCAGGGCATCCCCGTGGAGAAGTCCAAGGAGCTGGTGAAGCTGCTCAAGGACTCGAAGATGAAGGTCCAGGGCTCCATCCAGGCCGACCAGCTTCGCGTCACCGGGAAGAACCGGGATGACCTCCAGGCGGCCATCGCCCTGTTCCGCAAGGAGCAGGACCGGCTGAAGCTGGACATGCAGTTCACCAACTTCCGCGATTGA